The Phycisphaeraceae bacterium genome includes the window CGAGGTTCAGGGCCTCAAGGTTGACCAATGCCGAGTCCTCGTGCCGCAGGAACTCGGTCGCGGCGGGGCCGAGGTAGTTCTGCGCGACACAGAGCCTGACGAGATGGCAGAGGCCCGTGCCGCGACCGAGCAGTAGGCGGAGTGATTCGCCCGAGAGCCAGTTTTGACGGAGGTTCAGGTCATTGAGGATCGGCATCGCGTCGGGCTCGCAGAGCATCCGAACGCCCTCGTCGGTGACCTCCGACCAGCGGACCCACAGCTTCATGAGCCGGCTCAGGTAGGAGTCCGGCCGCGTGATGATCTCGACCGCCGAGTCATCCAACAGGGCGCTGTCGATGACCAGAGACCGCAACGCTTCCAGCGGGCGTCCGTCGTTCAGGAGCCGGAGTGTCTGGTTGCCGACGGAGTAGAAGAAGTACGGATCGCAGAGCCGGAGATCCTCGACGAAGGCCCAGTGCTCCAACTCCCAGCTCTCATCGACAGCGAACCCCGCCGCCTCGCGGCCCATCCCCTCCAGGAATCCTTCATGAGTCCAGTACTGCTGGGGTTCCACGACCGCACCTCCCGTTCCACGCCCGCCCGGCCTCGTGCCGGGTTCCGGTCGTGCACTCGGTTCGCCGGCCGAGTGATGAGGGATCACTCCGCCGGCACACCTCGTGAAAAAATCCTCCGGAGCCCCTCGGACTCATGCCGTCCGGCGGGGTGTGTGGTGGGGGGCGGGGGAAGCCGGCCCGCAAGCACCGGGTGGGGGCAGCGTGCGGGCAGCCGGCGCTGCGCTCGTCATCGGGGGCCCCCTTGCGAGCCCCGACGACGACCGCCGAGCCGGCAGGAACACCCAGCGAGGGAATCCAACCCACTGGGGATCTGGTCCCTGGAATCGCCTATGAGCGTGTGCGTCGCACCCGGCCACTCCTCCCGTCCGTACCGCTGTACATGCTGGAGATCACCATCGACAAGCTCCCGGGCGGCGATTCGGGCCGCAGGCAGTGCCTCGCACGCGTCACGCTCACCAACACCGGCCAGGGAACCGGCGGCGTCAAGACCTACGACGTGCGCATCACGCACTCCGTTGGGCAAGACCGTGCGGGCCTCCCGACCGATTCGTGCCGCACCTTCGGGAACGACCACGAGGATGTGATCCGCCTCGTCCATCGGGCCCTCGGCCGGCTGCTGGGTCCGACCGACCAGGAGCGGTGAGACTCCCGCGGCTCGGGTCCACCGACGCGAGTGACCGCCGCACCAGCTCGCGGACCCGTTCGGCCGGGAGCTCCTCTTTGCGATCGTGTCGTCGTTGATCAGCTTCATCACCAGGCCGCGAGGCGGGTTGGCTGACCATCCGCCAGACCGCCCGGGCCGCTGCGCGGGCCCGGTTCTCATCCTCACCCGAAATGAACCGCCACAGCCCGCCCCGCACCACCGTGGCGAACAGCCCGCCCGCGTTGCTCGACGCCACCCGCCGGGCGTGGGCCGCGGCGGAGACGAACGCCATCGCTCCCGACTCGCTCCGCGTCGCGAGTCCCGCAGCCACAGCCCGCGAATACAACCGGGCCAGGCCCCCCACGCTCCGCAGGTCCTCGCCCCTCACGTGCCCGAGGCCCCGAGGATGTCCGCCCGCTCGCGGCCTGTCCCACGGCGAGGCACGAGCACCATCGGAGTTGCACCGCGTGCCCGGTCGCCGCACCGCGTTCGCCGTCGGTTGATGGTTTTCAGATCCCGCAAGGGAGTTGCACGTGTCTCTAAGGGGTGACACGCCGCCGCCGCCGGCGAGCACTGGGGGTGACAGGCGGAAGCACTGCACGCGAACACCAGCCCGCATTCGCACGAGTCCCGCCCCGGGCGTCGATTGCCACCGCAGGTTCCACGCCGACCACCCGCCGTGCCGGTTCATCACCCGCTGGGGTGCACGCTCACGCCGGAGCACGCCCGCCGTCGACAGCGTCGCCCGCGAACGCTTCACGCTCCGCCCGCTGATGCCGAACACCTCGGCCACCCAGGACGCCTTGCACAGCCCGCCCGAGGAGCACGCCTTCCGCCGGTTGAACAGGCACCGCAGCAGGTGCCCGAACGATGTCGCCAGCAGAGTCGGTGACTTCGACAAGCACAGCTCACGCACCAGCCGCCGCGGCACCGGCACTCGCCGCGACGGCGTCGCGACCTGTGCCATCGCATCGAGCATCGGCCCTGGCCTCGACAGCACGACCTCCTCGACCGCTCCCGCGAGGTGCAGACTCTCTCGCGACCAGGCGACCAATCCAACCCGGCTCAGCCGCCGCAGGCTCTCGCGGACCGACCGGTCCGACCCCGCCCCCGTCAACACCCGCAGCTCGCCTGTCGTGTACGCCGCACGGCACCCTTTGCGAGCGCCGCATCGCCTCGCCACGGCCTCGAAACTCGCCAGCCAGACCCGGACGTCCAGTGGCCGCAGATCACCCGTCCTGCAGGCCCACCACGCCGCCAGAAACGCCCACGCCGGAATCAACACGAACCCGCCCACCGGCTTCGTCGCCAGTTCCGGCGCCAGCCGCGTGCCGGTCCGCTCTTGAATGTTCGCTCCCATGCTCACCCTCCCGAACGCGGGCCATCCTCGGCGCCCGCGGGCCGGCAGTCGGGAGAACGGTGTTTCAGGCTGGCGGGCTGGCCCGCACACCGGAGCGTCAGCGGCTGTGCCAGCCCACGCTCCATTCCTCGCTCTGATTGGGGTTTGACTTGGGTGCTCGATCCGATCTAGGTTCGATGCACCACGGCCGCCGGACACGGCTCAGTGAACGCGTGCGCAGCACCCGTTCGACCAAGTCCGGCCGGTCCGTCCCGCGAATCGCCAAGACGCGGCACGAGGATTCACCCCCTCACGCCCGTCCGAATGACTCGCTGTTCCCCGTTCTCCTTCTGCTCCAGTCACAAGATGACCACGCCGCGGCCCGCGATTCGACGAATCGCGGCGGGTCATCGCTCCTGGACTTCCTCTCGCACAGGCGACGCAGTGCCGCAAGTTATGATCTCGGCCCGAGTGCCTGGACGCCAGTGCCTCGCCGGGAAACCGTGCCGCCGACCATCTGTGCCGGGCTCACGCCGATACAAGCGGCACTGCCAACCCGCTACATGCTCTGCCTAGTCAACGCTCGCGGCCGCAACGGGGCTGTGGTCGGAAGCCGAGAATGGGACGGTGGCGGCGTCGGGCGTTCTTTCCATTCACGCGGATGAACGGATGAAACACCGGCTTATGTTGTTGACACACCAGCGCGAGCCGATACACTCTCCGCCCCTCCAGTACCTTAACTATTCCCGTGGTGTTGCTCCGCGCGTCTGCCATTACGGCAGATCGGTTAGTGAGCGTTCACGCGCTGGCAGGGTTTTGGCAGGACGGGGCAGTCGCCACATGCCGTTTTGAGCCCGATGAGCCACATTTCTGGCTGCGCCGTTCGTTTGCGAAGTTTGGCATTCCCCTTGCCCAAACCCGGGGAATATGCCAAACCCCACCTCCACGCTCATCGACCCACCCATCGCCCACGCCGACGTCCGCCGCTTCGCGGAGGACAAGGTCAACCTGCCCGCTGACATCGCCAAGGAGCGCCGCCAGAAGGTCAACGACCTGCGCGAGCGCCTTGGGAAGTGGATGAAGGACCATCCCGATTGCGGTCTCGCCAAGTCGTATCTGTCCGGGAGCCTGGCAAAGGGCACGGCACTCCGCACCTCCAGCGATGTCGATATCGCGCTCTACATCACGTATGACGGGGAGCGAAAAGCCAACCGTCAACTCTCCAACTGGATTGCGGAACGCCTCCGGAAGGCCTATCCGCAGATGAGCCCTGACCAGATCGAGCCGCAGGAGTTCTCGGTCAAGATCAAGTTCAAGGAGGCCGGGGTGGACGTGGACATCGTCCCGGTGTTCTACGAGGGCGACCCGCAGGACAAGGGCTGGCTGGTGTCGAAGAAGACGGGCCGGTTGATGCTCACCAGCATCCCTATGCACATTGCGTTCACCCGCAAGCGCAAGGACGCCCAGCCGCAGCACTTCGCCCAGGTCGTGCGCCTCATCAAGTGGTGGGCCGCCGAGCAGAAGGCGAAGGATGCGAACTTCCGGTTCAAGTCGTTCATGGTCGAACTGATCTGCGCTCACCTCGCCGACGGCGGGCAGGACTTCTCCGATTACCGCAAGGGGATGGAGGCTTTCTTCAACTACATCGTCTCGACCGGCCTCAAGAGTCGGATCGCGTTCAAGGACTATTACCCCGCGTCGGACCTGCCGGGGTCGTTGCCGGACGTGGTGCAGATCTTCGACCCGGTGAACGCCAAGAACAACGTCGCTTCGCAGTACACCGAAGCCAATCGCAAACTCATCGTGGAAGCCGCGCAGGACGCGCTCAACGCCCTGATCGAAGCCCACACCGCCTCGACCAAAGCCGATGCCGTCGCCATGTGGCGGGTGGTGTTGGGGACTTCGTTCAGAGGGTAACTCATGACGCACAGTTACACGACCACTTCGACTTTCACCACCTCCGATGCCCGCCGGGTCGGCGGTAAGGTGGCCGCCGACCTCCGCCAGATGCAGATGGCGTACGGCTGCCCGTCGGATCAGGAGATTGAAAAGTACTTGGGCGAACTTGTCACGCTTCTGGGCGACGGCTACTTGGACACCGTCATGTACGGGTTCAAGAAGGACGGCGCGTGGCTGCCGGCGACGCTGAGGTACACCGCCCTGTCGCTTGGCACGACCGGCGAAGGCGACCGATCCGGCACGGTCAAGCGAGGAGTGGAGACCGCTGGTGCGTACTTCACGTCCTACCTCACGTACTCGCAGAAGTGGTGGAGCATCGGGGAAGACGCTCGCGCCCGGTACAAGGCGGGCTTGCCTATCCAGCGAGTGTCCGGCGAGGAACCGAAAGCCCCGGGTGGGTGGATCGAGGACAAGTCGTACATCTCGGGTGGGGGCGGCGTTCGCCGTGCCGTGCTCGGGGGTGTCTCTTGAATCAGACTGATCTGTTCGAGGATGTCATCACGCTCCCAGACCCTCGCGGGCAGACCGACTACGACCGGCTTGTCGGTCTGGATGAGCACAAGGCCCGGCTCGTCAAGGAGACCCTTCTTCTCGTCGATCCGGGACAGTTGCGTGACTGGAACAAGACGCACCACAAAGGCGAACTGGCCGCCGTGGAGTACTTCCACTCGCGCCCACCCCTCTTCCTTCTGGCCGGCGATGTGGGCACTGGCAAGACTGCTCTTGCTCGATCGTTCGGGAACGAAGTAGCAAAGCGAGCAAGGGTGCGGGTCGAGTTGTACGCCCTGAGCCTGAACACGCGCGGTAGCGGCGCGGTCGGCGAGATGACCCGGCTTATCTCCGGCGCGTTCAAGCAGGTTCGCGAAGCAGTCGGCAAGACCCGAGGCAGTGACGGCAAGGCAGGGCGCGGCATCATTCTTCTCATCGACGAGGCCGATGCGTTGGCTCAATCCCGCGAAGCGGCCCAAATGCACCACGAGGACCGCGCGGGCGTGAACGCCCTGATCCGCGGCGTCGACGACCTCGCCGCCGAGCGGCTTCCGGTTGCTGTGGTCATGTGTACGAATCGCTTGGATGCCATCGACCCCGCTATCCGCCGTCGCGCCGCCGCCGTATTCGAATTTGCACGTCCTAGCCGCGAGCAACGCCTGTATGTCCTCAAGGACGGCCTCGTGGGAAGCGGCATCACCGACCGCGAACTCGGTCACCTCGCCGACGCAACCGGCGAGGCAGACGGTCGCGCCTACGGCTTCACCTATTCCGACCTGACCCAACGCCTCATCCCGACGCTCGTGCTCGATGCGTTCCCAGAACGGGCCGTTATCGGCAAGCGAGCGGTTGAGATCGCGATGGGGTTGAAGCCCACGCCGCCGTTCCGGGAGCAAGCGCCCGCCGCACAGCATGGAGCTCATCATGGCCGGTAAACCCTGCCTGAACGATTTGTTCTTAGCCCTGCACGATCGGCTCGCGTGCGAACTGGGCATTACGCGCCGCACGGTGGGACATACCGGTACGATGGGCACCGTTTCCGAAGGCCAGTGGATCAAGATGCTCTACGAGCATCTACCCAAACGCTACAAGGTCAACCGTGCGTTCGTCATCGACTCGAAAGGCGCGTGCAGCGACCAGATTGACATCGTGATCCACGACCGGCAGTACTCGCCGTTCGTGCTGAACTATGGCGATGCCCTCTATGTACCGGCCGAGAGTGTGTACGCGGTGTTCGAGGTCAAGCAGGGAATGAACGCGGAGCAGGTGAGGTACGCGGCAAACAAGATTGCAAGCGTGAGAGTCTTGCACAGAACGAGCATCGACATTCCGACGGCAAGCGGGCTCCTGAAAGCAAAGCCGCTTCACGAGATCATCGGCGGATTGCTGACCGTGGACTGTGATTGGTGCCCACCGTTCGATTCCCCGTTCGCGTCGGCCATCAACACGACCTCCAAGGAAGGCCGGCTTGACATCGGATGCTCGGCCCAGCAGGGAATGTTCGAGGTCAGGTACACTGAGCCGGATTCCGCCGCGATCGATGCTCAGCACTCGAACGCCGCTCTCGCGTTGTTTCTCTTGCGGCTAATTGACCGGCTTCGCAGCATTGCGACCGTGCCCGCGATCGACATACTCGCATATGCGAAGAACGGGATCACAACCAGCCAAGCCTGAAGCGCCGGAGCTACCGCCCCCGGCACCCCCGCTCAAGGCAGTTGGAATGCACGATGATCGCGGCCGGCGGTTCCCTTCCGGGAAGTCATCGGTCGGCGACGAGACCGCCCACCGGTGCCAGCGGTCGGACGGCACGGGCCGTCCGGTGACTCCGAGCCGACGGTGCAAGTACCCGCTTGCGCGATGGCGGGAGATCGGCTATCGCTGCAGCGAGGCCACCAGCAGTGTGCCCATATCACGGAGGACTATGAACGTCACAGCACCAGCCGCCACCACCATCGCCATCGGCAACCAGAAGGGCGGCACCGGTAAGTCCACCATCACCGTTCACCTCGCCGCGGCACTCGGTCTCTCGGGCAAGCGGTGCCTGATCATCGACCTCGACCCGGCGGCCGGAGCGACCAAGCACCTCGGTGTTCCCACCGACCGATTCGCCGGCAGCCTGGAGCTCCTCACCACCGATGAGCCTGTGGAGGCGTTGGTCGTCCGCAAGGGCATGCCCAGCAACGTGGACCTCATCCCGTCGCGTCCGCAGTTGTCGGAGATCGAGACGTCGCTCTCCAGGTTCATCGACCGCAGCCGATTGCTCGAACGTCCGCTCGCGGAGGCGAGGGGCAGTTACGACTTCGTTCTGCTCGACACCGGCCCCTCCGCCGCGTTCGCGACAACCGTGTCGGCGTACTCCGAGGCGGAGTGGTTCCTGCTGAGTGCGTTCCCGCACCCGCTCTCACTCGCCGGGCTGGATGAAGCGCTCCGCGATATCGCGGATGTCCGCCGGCTCCGCAACCCGTCTCTGGAGGTTCTCGGCGTCGTCCTTACCAACGTCGACCGACGGGCTCGACGGCTCCGCTCGCAGGTTAAATCCTCGCTCGCCGCGACCGCCCCGGGCCGACTCTTCCAGACGTGCATCACCCAGGCGGTCGCGATCCCGGAGGCGTCGGGGCAAGGGTGCACGGTCTTCCAGCTTCCTCACGGCGAGCAACTTGTCCCCGCCGGCCAGTTCATCGGCCTCGCCGGAGAAGTAATGCACCGCATCAACCACCGCTCGGAGTTCCTCAGCGGCACGCTGCAGCCGGTTGCATCCACAGGCCATCTCGCCGAGTCTCATCTGCTTGTGGCGTGAGGGAGGACTCATGGCCAAACCCCTCCACACGACTCCGCCGACTTCATCAGTTGCCCGCTTGCTCGACCACTCCGGCACGGCCGCGGACACTGGTCCCGGACCGAAGGCCAGCGACGACCCGAACGCCCGCTCCGAACGGCCCGACGTTCGGCCGGTTCGGGGCAGGATGGTGAAACGCGAACTGGTCCTCACCCTGCAGGCCGAGGCGACATTCCAGGCCTTGGTCGACGCCCTTCGGAGCGGCACGGCGTGCAGGCTTACCGCAAGCCATGCTTTCCGAGCGCTGATGCGTGCCCTTGAGCCAGCGATGAAGCACATCAATCGGGCCGCCAGATCCCGCGGGCCGCTCTCGCTCCCAAGCAACGCACCGGGCTACGAGAAGGAGCGTTCGGAGTTCGAAGCCGCTCTCGCCGACATCCTGCGGACCGGGTGGACTCAGAGCAACTGACCGCTCACGTCCACGGACCGTCGTCGGGCATCAACTCAGACCCGGTGGGCCGTATGGTGCGTTTCGGCAGGAACGCTTCGGCGTCGAGCGGGAGACCGACAACCACCCGATCAGCGAGAAGCGGGAACAACTCCAGCACCTTCCAGCCGATGATGCGGTCGAAGCCACTCACCACACCAAGTTGCTCCCGTCGCTGCACGAGCCAGACCACCCAGCCCGCGAGCGTCGCGTCCGCGGTCACATCCCTGAGCAACCGGCGACCATCTTCCAGCGTGCCATCATCGAGCACGTGATCGATGGCCGCGAGTGTCCATCCCGAGCGTGAAGCAGGCAGCTCCGACATGGCCCATCCTACGCATGATCCTGTTTCCGGATCACGGAATGGAATCGGCGACTTGCCGCCGCGGGCAGGCCTTGGAGCACACGGCCAGCCGGGATCGCCATAACCGACTTCGTCGGCAGGGACACTGAAGGTTCCGAAACACAAAGGAGGTTCGCATGCAGAACGGAAGACACGGCGGCACGGCCGCCAACGCATCCAGCAACGGTCAGGCCCAGCAGAACAAGCAGGCCGGGAAGAGACCCATCCACACTGTCCGGTTCGGGGCTCTCAAGGCCGCGGTCTGGCTCAACGAGACGTCGGTGGGCCCCATCCACAACGTCACGGTCAGCCGGTCGTACAAGGATGGCGACAGTTGGAAAGACTCGGGGAGCTTCGGGTACGACGACCTGCTCCCCTTGGCCAAGGCCCTCAACGCCGCTCACTCGTTCATCAACGAGCAGCGGCAGCGATCGACCGAGGCCAGGAACGAGGACGCGATGAACGAGGACCAGACCCCTGTCTGAGCCCGTTCCCCCGCGTAGCGTTCAATGATGTCACCAGGAAGGTTCCGCGTTCGTAGGGTGTGTCCCCGCCGACACCCTTTGTCGTGAGTAAGTGTCTCCCGGAGTGTGGACCATGAACGACCCGACGCTGGGCCCTCGACACGCCGCACATCCGGACCGGCCCAACGGCGGCGAGCCCGCGACCTCATTCCCGGCCCACACGCACCGGGCCAATGCACCAATCATCATCGCCATCGACGGGCCCTCGGGCTCCGGCAAGTCCACGCTGGCTCGCACGCTTGCCGAACGCCTCGGCGGCGTTGCACTGCACACTGGACGGCACTACCGAGCCGTTGCACTGATGGTCGCTATGGCCGGCGTAGATGCTGACAACCCGAGCGAGGTCGAAGCACTGCTCGTTACCGAGTCTCCGAGGCTTGACGACG containing:
- a CDS encoding AAA family ATPase → MNQTDLFEDVITLPDPRGQTDYDRLVGLDEHKARLVKETLLLVDPGQLRDWNKTHHKGELAAVEYFHSRPPLFLLAGDVGTGKTALARSFGNEVAKRARVRVELYALSLNTRGSGAVGEMTRLISGAFKQVREAVGKTRGSDGKAGRGIILLIDEADALAQSREAAQMHHEDRAGVNALIRGVDDLAAERLPVAVVMCTNRLDAIDPAIRRRAAAVFEFARPSREQRLYVLKDGLVGSGITDRELGHLADATGEADGRAYGFTYSDLTQRLIPTLVLDAFPERAVIGKRAVEIAMGLKPTPPFREQAPAAQHGAHHGR
- a CDS encoding ParA family protein; the protein is MNVTAPAATTIAIGNQKGGTGKSTITVHLAAALGLSGKRCLIIDLDPAAGATKHLGVPTDRFAGSLELLTTDEPVEALVVRKGMPSNVDLIPSRPQLSEIETSLSRFIDRSRLLERPLAEARGSYDFVLLDTGPSAAFATTVSAYSEAEWFLLSAFPHPLSLAGLDEALRDIADVRRLRNPSLEVLGVVLTNVDRRARRLRSQVKSSLAATAPGRLFQTCITQAVAIPEASGQGCTVFQLPHGEQLVPAGQFIGLAGEVMHRINHRSEFLSGTLQPVASTGHLAESHLLVA
- a CDS encoding nucleotidyltransferase, with product MPNPTSTLIDPPIAHADVRRFAEDKVNLPADIAKERRQKVNDLRERLGKWMKDHPDCGLAKSYLSGSLAKGTALRTSSDVDIALYITYDGERKANRQLSNWIAERLRKAYPQMSPDQIEPQEFSVKIKFKEAGVDVDIVPVFYEGDPQDKGWLVSKKTGRLMLTSIPMHIAFTRKRKDAQPQHFAQVVRLIKWWAAEQKAKDANFRFKSFMVELICAHLADGGQDFSDYRKGMEAFFNYIVSTGLKSRIAFKDYYPASDLPGSLPDVVQIFDPVNAKNNVASQYTEANRKLIVEAAQDALNALIEAHTASTKADAVAMWRVVLGTSFRG